In one Mycobacterium sp. NBC_00419 genomic region, the following are encoded:
- a CDS encoding DUF4194 domain-containing protein, with protein sequence MTTEPAIDFSSLPQVNKTSRVPQERRPRFDGDVGELPDRACWALQNLLTRRYISAESDRELYGWVVEYRDQLSVRLSELDLLLRIVEAVEVAFIEQARYESARGVKLLRREPLGTYDSILALHLAQMMRAASDHTVLISRDEMHGLFAGVLNDTDRDTVTFAARVDGAIARLASLEILRRSRDDEDSYTISPVITAVMTASVITELQQQFELLLSGGAPQEQEEVDVDA encoded by the coding sequence GTGACCACCGAACCTGCCATCGACTTCTCGTCGCTGCCCCAGGTCAACAAGACCTCCCGGGTGCCGCAGGAGCGCAGGCCGCGGTTCGACGGCGACGTCGGCGAGCTGCCCGACCGGGCGTGCTGGGCGTTGCAGAACCTGCTGACCCGCCGCTACATCAGCGCCGAATCGGACCGCGAGCTCTACGGCTGGGTGGTCGAATACCGCGACCAGCTCAGTGTCCGGCTGTCCGAGCTGGATCTGCTGCTGCGTATCGTCGAGGCTGTCGAGGTCGCCTTCATCGAACAGGCTCGCTACGAATCGGCAAGGGGCGTCAAGCTTTTGCGTCGCGAGCCGCTCGGCACCTACGACTCGATCCTGGCGCTGCACCTGGCGCAGATGATGCGTGCGGCAAGCGACCATACCGTGCTGATCTCCCGCGACGAGATGCACGGGCTGTTCGCCGGGGTGCTCAACGACACCGACCGCGACACCGTCACCTTCGCCGCCCGCGTCGACGGCGCGATCGCCCGTTTGGCGTCGCTGGAGATCCTGCGGCGCAGCCGCGACGACGAGGACAGCTACACCATCAGTCCGGTGATCACCGCGGTGATGACCGCATCGGTGATCACCGAGTTGCAGCAGCAGTTCGAACTGCTGCTCAGTGGTGGCGCGCCGCAAGAGCAGGAAGAGGTCGACGTCGATGCCTGA
- a CDS encoding ATP-binding protein, with translation MPEQFHLARLQIVNWGVFDGYHDIAFTEGGALIAGASGSGKSSLLDAISLGFLPFNRRNFNASGDHSAAGSNAGRRTVDKYVRGAWGERTDGGTSRVMYLRGEGTAWSAVAVTYASNTGRSVTGLVLKWLVGESRSDSSSRFVLADGDRDIEEVCNRWAAGRFDSNVFKDDNWRFSTKVESQYLAQLYATIGIRASDAAQQLLGKAKSLKSVGGLEQFVREFMLDEPESLARLPEALKQIDPLVEARELLAVAQRKRKILGDIEAIQQRYASESSDLGIIDLVDLPMVRAYSDHVRLAQCPAQIEALDGTIDQLGNEYEDVTRALNLAKAESDSLNAQINGSSSTVGPLQSQVAGAEAQAEEVSRRWAAYESMVEAQDLDVPDTADDFWNLRDDLTKQATELLARLDRGREASTDAEYAQKVARMARDEAAKELRRVEHVGSALPESAITMREEICAAAGVDPAELPYIAELLDLRPEQSRWRVAVEKVLRGVGLRLLVPDQHYAAVLRFVNETNMRGRLQLHHVRASASGREAEPNTLAGKLFIVDPTHPCAAEAADVIAAAGDHICVDTPDVFPRFRRAVTDTGLYKDSERLAIKDDRRALRPSEYIYQGDVGTKIDALTVDLSTAEEDYRQARRVADDIAAERQQCRDRAAAYKAICEQFPQWSHIDTETADKHADRLREQFEILLADHPNIEALSERAEECWTEIQTLMTRRGAIQTRRDDLDMRRTRLLELQERLTPAFVSEPLTELLDRYSADLPVALELLDPEPHREALFTAIRREREQLRESRRRSYDELARILNTFDTAFPDAIPNDSDVFDERVHDYVALCRHIDERELPEAYERMMRLVTEQAPDAILTLHRVAEQAARRISDQITRVNTGLGSVEFNRGTRLTLRATPRQLAAVSELTAVVKAISGRIAEVGLGDNQAILDQYADIIRLRNRLASNTPEDRAWTRDALDVRNRFTFDCAEWDIHSDELIRTHSNAGDNSGGEQEKLMAFCLAGALSFNLASPDSVDNRPIFAQLMLDEAFSKSDPQFAQQALQAFRKFGFQLIIVATVQNATTIQPYIDSVVMVSKTDANGRNARPVATVATKTIAEFSTLRKQMSSSTPAGKVPVEV, from the coding sequence ATGCCTGAGCAGTTCCACCTGGCCCGCCTTCAGATCGTCAACTGGGGTGTGTTCGACGGATACCACGACATCGCGTTCACCGAAGGCGGTGCGCTGATCGCAGGCGCATCCGGAAGTGGCAAATCCTCACTGCTGGATGCCATTTCGTTGGGTTTCCTACCGTTCAACCGCCGCAACTTCAATGCCTCCGGTGACCATTCGGCCGCCGGGTCCAATGCCGGGCGGCGCACCGTCGACAAGTACGTGCGCGGCGCCTGGGGCGAGCGCACCGACGGCGGCACCAGCCGGGTGATGTACCTCCGCGGCGAGGGCACGGCGTGGTCGGCGGTCGCGGTGACCTATGCCAGCAACACCGGCCGCAGCGTCACGGGACTGGTGCTCAAGTGGCTGGTCGGCGAGTCCCGCTCGGACTCCTCAAGCCGGTTCGTCCTCGCCGACGGCGACCGGGACATCGAAGAGGTATGCAACCGCTGGGCCGCAGGACGTTTCGACAGCAATGTGTTCAAGGACGACAACTGGCGCTTCTCCACCAAGGTCGAGTCCCAGTACCTCGCCCAGCTGTACGCCACCATCGGCATCCGCGCCTCCGACGCCGCCCAGCAGCTGCTCGGCAAGGCCAAGTCGCTGAAAAGCGTTGGTGGACTTGAACAGTTCGTTCGCGAGTTCATGCTCGACGAACCGGAGAGCCTGGCCCGCCTGCCCGAGGCACTCAAGCAGATCGACCCGCTCGTCGAGGCCCGCGAACTGCTGGCCGTCGCACAGCGCAAGCGCAAGATCCTCGGCGATATCGAGGCCATCCAGCAGCGCTACGCCTCGGAGTCCTCGGATCTGGGCATCATCGACCTCGTCGACCTGCCGATGGTGCGGGCGTACTCCGACCACGTACGCCTGGCGCAGTGCCCGGCGCAGATCGAGGCGCTCGATGGCACCATCGACCAGCTGGGCAACGAGTACGAAGACGTCACCCGTGCACTGAATCTTGCCAAGGCGGAATCGGATTCGCTCAACGCACAGATCAACGGGTCGAGTTCGACCGTCGGGCCGCTGCAGTCGCAGGTCGCTGGCGCCGAGGCACAGGCCGAGGAGGTGTCGCGACGCTGGGCCGCCTACGAGTCGATGGTCGAGGCCCAGGACCTCGACGTCCCCGACACCGCCGACGACTTCTGGAACCTGCGCGACGATCTGACCAAGCAGGCCACCGAACTGCTGGCCCGGCTCGACCGCGGCCGCGAAGCGTCCACCGACGCCGAGTACGCCCAGAAGGTCGCGCGCATGGCCCGTGACGAGGCCGCCAAGGAACTGCGCCGCGTCGAGCACGTCGGCTCGGCCCTGCCGGAGTCGGCCATCACGATGCGCGAAGAGATCTGCGCCGCAGCCGGTGTCGACCCCGCCGAGCTGCCCTACATCGCCGAGTTGCTGGACTTGCGGCCCGAGCAGAGCCGCTGGCGAGTCGCCGTCGAGAAGGTGCTGCGCGGCGTCGGGCTGCGGCTGCTGGTACCCGACCAGCACTACGCCGCGGTGCTGCGCTTCGTCAACGAGACCAACATGCGGGGCCGGCTGCAGTTGCACCATGTCCGGGCCTCGGCCAGTGGCCGCGAAGCGGAGCCGAACACGTTGGCGGGCAAGCTTTTCATCGTCGATCCCACCCATCCGTGCGCCGCGGAAGCCGCCGACGTCATCGCCGCAGCAGGTGACCACATCTGCGTCGACACCCCCGACGTGTTCCCGCGATTCCGGCGGGCGGTCACCGACACCGGGCTCTACAAGGACTCCGAACGGCTGGCCATCAAGGACGACCGGCGTGCGCTGCGGCCCTCGGAGTACATCTATCAGGGCGACGTCGGGACCAAGATCGACGCTCTGACAGTCGATCTCAGCACCGCCGAGGAGGACTACCGGCAGGCCCGCCGGGTCGCCGATGACATCGCGGCTGAACGCCAGCAGTGCCGTGACCGGGCGGCCGCCTACAAAGCGATCTGCGAGCAGTTCCCGCAGTGGAGCCACATCGACACCGAGACCGCCGACAAGCACGCCGACCGGCTGCGCGAGCAGTTCGAGATCCTGCTGGCCGACCATCCCAACATCGAGGCCCTCTCGGAGCGGGCCGAAGAGTGCTGGACCGAGATCCAGACTCTGATGACCCGCCGCGGGGCCATCCAGACCCGACGCGACGACCTCGACATGCGACGCACCCGGCTGCTGGAGTTGCAGGAACGCCTGACTCCGGCGTTCGTCAGCGAGCCGTTGACGGAGTTGCTGGACCGCTACTCGGCGGATCTGCCGGTGGCGCTGGAGCTTCTCGACCCCGAACCGCACCGCGAGGCGTTGTTCACCGCGATCCGCCGGGAGCGCGAGCAGCTGCGGGAGAGCCGGCGCCGCTCGTACGACGAGCTGGCCCGGATTCTCAACACGTTCGACACCGCGTTCCCCGATGCGATCCCCAATGACAGCGACGTGTTCGACGAGCGGGTGCACGACTATGTGGCGCTGTGCCGGCACATCGACGAGCGCGAACTACCCGAGGCCTACGAGCGGATGATGCGTCTGGTCACCGAGCAGGCACCCGATGCGATCCTGACCCTGCACCGGGTGGCCGAGCAGGCGGCCCGCCGGATCAGCGATCAGATCACCAGGGTGAACACCGGTTTGGGTTCGGTGGAGTTCAACCGCGGCACCCGGCTGACGCTGCGCGCCACGCCACGGCAGCTGGCCGCGGTGTCCGAGCTGACCGCGGTCGTCAAGGCCATCTCGGGTCGTATCGCCGAGGTGGGTCTCGGTGACAACCAGGCGATCCTGGACCAGTACGCTGACATCATCCGGCTGCGAAACCGGTTGGCGTCCAACACTCCTGAGGATCGGGCGTGGACGCGTGACGCGCTGGACGTGCGTAACCGGTTCACCTTCGACTGCGCCGAATGGGACATCCACAGCGACGAACTGATCAGGACGCACAGCAACGCCGGGGACAACTCCGGCGGTGAGCAGGAGAAGCTGATGGCGTTCTGTTTGGCGGGCGCGCTGAGCTTCAACCTGGCCAGCCCCGACAGTGTGGACAACCGGCCGATCTTCGCGCAGCTGATGCTGGATGAGGCGTTCTCGAAGTCGGACCCGCAGTTCGCCCAGCAGGCGCTGCAGGCGTTCCGCAAGTTCGGGTTCCAGCTCATCATCGTGGCCACCGTGCAGAACGCCACGACGATCCAGCCCTACATCGACAGCGTGGTGATGGTGTCCAAGACCGACGCGAACGGCCGCAACGCCCGGCCGGTGGCCACAGTGGCGACCAAGACGATCGCCGAGTTCTCCACGCTGCGCAAGCAGATGAGTTCGTCGACGCCCGCGGGCAAGGTTCCGGTCGAGGTCTGA
- a CDS encoding DEDDh family exonuclease: MSHTWGRPAHEPGDGWVVVDVETTGFRPGHARVISLAALALDPEGRVEHSVVSLLNPGVDPGPTHIHGLTAEMLEDQPTFGDIAADVVDLLHGRTLVAHNVAFDYAFLTTEAEMADTALPIDTVMCTVELARRLDLGLENLRLETLARHWDVAQTRAHDAFDDALVLSRVLTPALQRARDNGVWLPVRPANRRRWPNGRITHEELRPLKMLASRMPCPYLNPGRYDGRRLVQGMRVALSAEVNRTHEELVERILHAGLAYTDAVDPETSLVICNESRPEQGKGYQARELGVPTVSDRQFMDSVTSVANGTGIDAFEPSVDQGQQFALF; encoded by the coding sequence GTGAGCCACACCTGGGGCAGACCAGCCCACGAGCCGGGGGATGGTTGGGTCGTCGTCGACGTCGAGACCACCGGCTTTCGGCCAGGTCACGCCCGGGTTATCAGCCTCGCCGCCCTCGCGCTGGACCCCGAGGGCCGGGTCGAACACTCGGTGGTCAGCCTGCTCAACCCCGGCGTCGACCCCGGCCCCACCCACATCCACGGCCTGACCGCCGAGATGCTCGAGGACCAGCCCACCTTCGGCGATATCGCGGCTGACGTCGTCGACCTGCTGCACGGCCGCACCCTGGTGGCCCACAACGTGGCCTTCGACTACGCATTCCTGACCACCGAGGCCGAGATGGCCGACACCGCGCTGCCGATCGACACCGTCATGTGCACGGTCGAACTGGCCCGACGGCTAGATCTGGGCCTGGAGAACCTGCGGCTGGAGACCCTGGCCCGGCACTGGGACGTCGCCCAGACCCGCGCCCACGACGCGTTCGACGACGCGCTGGTGCTCTCCCGGGTGCTCACCCCGGCGCTGCAGCGTGCCCGTGACAACGGCGTCTGGCTGCCGGTGCGGCCGGCCAACCGCAGGCGCTGGCCGAACGGCCGCATCACCCACGAAGAACTGCGCCCGCTGAAGATGCTGGCCTCCCGGATGCCGTGCCCGTACCTCAACCCCGGCCGCTACGACGGCAGGCGATTGGTGCAGGGCATGCGGGTGGCGCTGTCGGCCGAGGTCAACCGCACGCACGAAGAACTCGTCGAGCGCATCCTGCACGCCGGCCTGGCCTACACCGACGCGGTCGACCCCGAGACGTCACTGGTGATCTGCAATGAGTCCCGGCCCGAACAGGGCAAGGGCTACCAGGCGCGCGAGCTGGGCGTCCCGACCGTCTCCGACCGCCAGTTCATGGACTCGGTGACATCGGTGGCCAACGGCACCGGGATCGACGCGTTCGAGCCGTCGGTCGACCAGGGCCAGCAGTTCGCCCTGTTCTGA
- a CDS encoding Mur ligase family protein, whose translation MTIRGRTALAAGAAARWASRVTGRGAGAMIGGLVAMTMDKSILGQLGVGRRSVVVTGTNGKSTTTRMTAAALGTLGQVATNAEGANMDAGLIAALAGAPGATLAALEVDEMHVPHVSDAVHPAVIVLLNLSRDQLDRVGEINHIERTLRAGLARHPDAVVVANCDDVLITSAAYDCPNVVWVAAGAGWANDSVSCPRSGEVIVRDGSHWHSTGTDFARPSPQWWYDETNLYGPSGLELPMRLSLPGRVNRGNAAQAVAAAVALGADPAAAVAAVSTVDEVAGRYQTVPVGEHTARILLAKNPAGWQEALSMVDTSAQGVVIAVNGQVPDGEDLSWLWDVNFEHFEGVPVVAAGERGTDLAVRLGYASVPHTLVHNTIDAIAACPKGHVEVVANYTAFLQLSRALGRMGKHDG comes from the coding sequence ATGACGATCCGGGGGCGCACCGCGCTTGCCGCAGGCGCCGCCGCGCGCTGGGCGTCCCGGGTCACCGGCCGCGGGGCCGGCGCCATGATCGGCGGCCTGGTCGCGATGACCATGGACAAGTCGATCCTCGGGCAGCTCGGGGTGGGACGACGCTCCGTCGTCGTCACCGGCACCAACGGCAAGTCGACGACCACCCGGATGACGGCCGCCGCGCTGGGCACGCTGGGACAGGTCGCGACCAACGCCGAGGGCGCGAACATGGACGCCGGGTTGATCGCGGCGCTGGCGGGCGCACCGGGTGCGACCCTGGCCGCTCTCGAAGTCGACGAGATGCACGTGCCGCACGTCTCGGACGCGGTGCATCCGGCGGTGATCGTGCTGCTGAATCTCTCGCGCGACCAGTTGGATCGCGTCGGGGAGATCAACCACATCGAGCGCACCCTGCGCGCCGGGCTGGCCCGTCATCCCGATGCGGTGGTGGTGGCCAACTGCGACGACGTACTGATCACGTCGGCGGCCTACGACTGCCCGAACGTGGTGTGGGTGGCCGCGGGCGCCGGCTGGGCCAACGACTCGGTGAGCTGCCCGCGCAGCGGCGAGGTGATCGTGCGCGACGGTTCGCACTGGCACTCCACCGGGACTGACTTCGCGAGGCCCAGCCCGCAGTGGTGGTACGACGAGACGAACCTCTATGGGCCATCCGGTCTCGAGCTGCCGATGCGACTCTCGCTGCCCGGCCGGGTCAACCGGGGCAACGCCGCGCAGGCAGTCGCGGCCGCGGTGGCCCTCGGTGCCGATCCGGCCGCCGCGGTGGCCGCGGTGTCGACGGTCGACGAAGTCGCTGGGCGGTATCAGACCGTGCCGGTGGGTGAGCACACCGCACGAATCCTGTTGGCCAAGAACCCGGCCGGCTGGCAGGAGGCACTGTCGATGGTCGACACCAGTGCGCAGGGCGTGGTGATCGCCGTCAACGGTCAGGTGCCCGACGGGGAGGACCTGTCGTGGCTGTGGGACGTCAACTTCGAGCATTTCGAAGGCGTGCCGGTGGTGGCAGCCGGCGAACGCGGCACCGATCTGGCGGTGCGGCTGGGGTATGCCTCGGTGCCGCATACCTTGGTGCACAACACTATTGATGCGATCGCGGCGTGCCCGAAGGGTCATGTCGAGGTGGTGGCCAACTACACGGCATTCCTGCAGTTGTCCCGGGCGCTGGGGCGGATGGGAAAGCACGATGGCTGA
- a CDS encoding type 1 glutamine amidotransferase — MADTVQIGLVLPDVMGTYGDGGNAVVLRQRLRLRGIAAEIVEITLADPVPDSLDLYTLGGAEDYAQRLATKHLLTHQGLQRAASRGAPVLAICAAIQVLGHWYETSAGERVEGVGLLDVTTSPQQARTIGEVVSNPVVEGLSQPLTGFENHRGGTVLGPDARPLATVVKGAGNRDGDGYDGAVQGSVVATYLHGPCLARNPELADLLLSRVVGPLPPLSLPEVDELRRERLAAPRRV, encoded by the coding sequence ATGGCTGACACCGTGCAGATCGGGCTGGTGCTGCCCGATGTGATGGGAACCTACGGCGATGGTGGCAATGCCGTGGTGTTGCGGCAGCGGTTGCGGCTTCGCGGTATTGCGGCGGAGATCGTCGAGATCACGTTGGCCGACCCGGTGCCCGACTCCCTGGACCTCTACACCCTGGGCGGCGCCGAGGACTACGCGCAGCGGCTGGCCACCAAACATCTTCTGACACATCAGGGTTTACAACGGGCGGCGTCCCGCGGCGCGCCGGTCCTGGCGATCTGCGCGGCAATCCAGGTGCTGGGCCACTGGTATGAGACCTCGGCCGGCGAACGGGTCGAAGGGGTTGGGCTGCTGGACGTGACCACCTCACCGCAGCAGGCGCGCACGATCGGCGAGGTGGTGTCCAACCCGGTGGTAGAGGGCTTGTCCCAGCCGCTGACCGGCTTCGAGAACCACCGCGGCGGAACGGTTTTGGGCCCGGATGCGCGGCCCTTGGCCACGGTTGTCAAGGGTGCGGGCAATCGTGACGGCGACGGGTACGACGGCGCCGTGCAGGGCAGCGTGGTCGCGACCTATCTGCACGGGCCGTGCCTGGCGCGTAACCCGGAGCTGGCAGACCTGCTGCTCTCCCGGGTGGTCGGGCCGCTGCCGCCGCTGAGCCTGCCCGAGGTGGACGAACTGCGCCGGGAACGCCTAGCCGCCCCCCGCCGCGTCTAA
- the recR gene encoding recombination mediator RecR, with protein MFEGPVQDLIDELGKLPGIGPKSAQRIAFHLLSVEPPDIDRLTAVLARVRDGVQFCEVCGNVSDAERCRICSDARRDGTQVCVVEEPKDVQAVERTREFRGRYHVLGGALDPLSGVGPDQLRIRQLLNRIGERIDGVDITEVIIATDPNTEGEATATYLVRILRDIPGLTVSRIASGLPMGGDLEFADELTLGRALSGRRQMV; from the coding sequence ATGTTTGAAGGACCTGTCCAGGATCTGATCGACGAGCTCGGCAAGCTGCCCGGTATCGGTCCCAAGAGCGCCCAGCGGATCGCGTTCCACCTGCTGTCGGTGGAACCCCCGGATATCGACCGGCTGACCGCGGTATTGGCGCGGGTCCGCGACGGTGTGCAGTTCTGCGAGGTGTGCGGCAATGTGTCCGACGCTGAGCGCTGCCGGATCTGCAGCGATGCCCGCCGCGACGGCACGCAGGTGTGTGTGGTCGAGGAACCCAAGGATGTGCAGGCTGTCGAGCGCACCCGCGAATTCCGTGGGCGCTATCACGTGCTGGGCGGTGCACTGGATCCGCTGTCCGGGGTGGGGCCGGATCAGCTGCGAATTCGCCAGCTGCTCAACAGGATCGGTGAACGAATCGACGGGGTGGACATCACCGAGGTGATCATCGCCACCGACCCGAACACTGAAGGTGAAGCCACCGCAACGTATTTGGTGCGGATCCTGCGCGACATCCCGGGGTTGACCGTGTCGCGGATCGCCTCCGGACTGCCGATGGGTGGTGACCTGGAGTTCGCCGACGAGCTGACCCTGGGCCGAGCCCTGTCCGGCCGCCGCCAAATGGTTTAG
- a CDS encoding YbaB/EbfC family nucleoid-associated protein, producing MRDQLMPGLQAALAQAQELQQKLMEAQEKLAAAEVHGQAGGGLVQVTMKGSGQVVGVRIDPKVVDPNDIETLQDLVVGAIGDASRQFTILAQTHLGPLANQTPPGIPGVGGLGTPGLPQV from the coding sequence ATGCGCGACCAGCTGATGCCGGGACTGCAGGCCGCGCTGGCCCAGGCGCAGGAGTTGCAGCAGAAGCTGATGGAAGCCCAGGAGAAGCTGGCCGCCGCGGAGGTGCACGGGCAGGCCGGTGGCGGGCTGGTGCAGGTGACCATGAAGGGCAGCGGGCAGGTGGTCGGCGTTCGCATCGACCCCAAGGTCGTCGACCCCAATGACATCGAGACGCTGCAGGACCTCGTGGTGGGCGCCATCGGCGACGCCTCCCGGCAGTTCACCATCCTGGCCCAAACCCATCTGGGGCCGCTGGCGAACCAGACTCCGCCCGGTATTCCGGGCGTCGGCGGGCTCGGTACACCCGGGCTCCCGCAGGTCTGA
- a CDS encoding Rv3717 family N-acetylmuramoyl-L-alanine amidase produces MSVPRRVATAVCASILIAAYPLATPVTQAAPGNIAGMIVFLDPGHNGANDASLTKQVPTGRGGTKDCQTSGTATDDGFPEHTFNWDTVLLIRQALTQLGVRTAMSRGNDDQVGPCVDERAAMANSFAPNAIVSIHADGGPANGRGFHVLYSSPPLNQAQAGPSVQFARIMRDNLAASGIPPSTYIGSEGLNPRADIAGLNLAQYPSILVEMGNMKNPVDSALMESPEGRQKYAAAVVQGIAAFLATQPPRTS; encoded by the coding sequence ATGTCCGTTCCCAGGCGTGTCGCGACCGCAGTCTGCGCCAGCATTCTGATCGCGGCCTACCCGCTGGCGACCCCGGTGACCCAGGCCGCGCCCGGGAACATCGCGGGAATGATCGTGTTCCTCGACCCCGGCCACAACGGCGCCAACGACGCCTCGCTGACCAAACAGGTGCCCACCGGCCGCGGCGGGACGAAAGACTGCCAGACCAGTGGCACCGCCACCGACGACGGTTTCCCCGAGCACACCTTCAATTGGGACACCGTGCTGCTGATCCGCCAGGCGTTGACCCAACTGGGCGTACGCACCGCGATGTCCCGCGGCAACGACGACCAGGTGGGTCCCTGCGTGGACGAACGCGCCGCGATGGCCAACTCGTTCGCACCCAACGCCATCGTGTCGATCCACGCCGACGGCGGCCCGGCCAACGGCCGCGGCTTCCATGTCCTGTACTCCAGCCCGCCGCTCAATCAGGCTCAGGCCGGCCCGTCGGTCCAGTTCGCCCGCATCATGCGCGACAACCTGGCCGCCTCGGGCATCCCGCCGTCCACCTACATCGGCAGCGAGGGACTCAACCCGCGCGCCGACATCGCCGGGCTCAACCTGGCGCAGTACCCGTCGATCCTGGTCGAGATGGGCAACATGAAGAACCCGGTCGACTCGGCGTTGATGGAAAGCCCGGAAGGCCGCCAGAAATACGCGGCTGCCGTGGTGCAGGGCATCGCGGCGTTCCTGGCCACCCAACCGCCCCGCACCAGTTAG
- a CDS encoding SRPBCC family protein — MGQVSADSTILIDAEPAAVLDAIADYQGVRPKILSPQYSDYQVLQGGQGQGTVAKWKLQATKSRVREVQANVDVAGHTVIEKDANSSMVTNWTVAPAGPGSSVTVKTTWTGAGGVKGFFEKTFAPLGLRRIQGEVLANLKKAVESA; from the coding sequence ATGGGACAGGTCAGCGCGGACAGCACCATTCTGATCGACGCCGAACCCGCCGCCGTGCTCGATGCGATCGCGGACTACCAGGGCGTGCGCCCGAAGATCCTCTCGCCCCAGTACAGCGACTACCAGGTGCTGCAGGGCGGCCAGGGCCAGGGCACCGTAGCCAAGTGGAAGCTGCAGGCCACCAAATCGCGGGTGCGCGAGGTGCAGGCCAACGTCGATGTGGCCGGTCACACCGTCATCGAGAAGGACGCCAACTCGTCGATGGTCACCAACTGGACCGTCGCCCCGGCGGGCCCGGGCTCCAGCGTCACGGTCAAGACCACCTGGACCGGAGCCGGAGGCGTCAAGGGCTTCTTCGAGAAGACGTTCGCACCGCTGGGCCTGCGCCGGATTCAGGGCGAGGTGCTGGCCAACCTGAAGAAGGCCGTCGAGAGCGCCTAA
- a CDS encoding FAD-binding oxidoreductase, whose translation MAVNAAPTTHGRGVDRLLASYRAIPAAASVRLAKPTSNLFRARAKRDAPGLDTSGLTGVISVDPDSKTADVAGMCSYEDLVAATLPYGLSPLVVPQLKTITLGGAVTGLGIESASFRNGLPHESVLEMDILTGSGEVLTASPEQHTDLFRAFPNSYGTLGYSVRLRIELETVKPFVSLQHIRFHTLADLVAEMDRIVDTGGYNGQPVDYLDGVVFSADESYLCLGTQTTTPGPVSDYTGSDIYYRSIQHAAGVKDDRLTIHDYLWRWDTDWFWCSRAFGAQNPTIRRLWPRRYRRSSVYWKLIGYDQKFNIADRIEARHGRPPRERVVQDVEVPIEGIEEFLSWFLDNVPIEPIWLCPLRLRDQGGWPLYPLRAHHTYVNAGFWSSVPVGPSEGYTNRLIEGKISDLHGHKSLYSDSFYSREEFDELYGGETYRTVKKIYDPDSRLLDLYAKAVQRQ comes from the coding sequence GTGGCTGTTAACGCAGCACCGACCACTCACGGGCGTGGAGTTGACCGGCTCCTTGCCAGCTACCGCGCTATCCCCGCCGCCGCGTCGGTGCGGCTGGCCAAGCCGACGTCCAACCTGTTCCGGGCCCGCGCCAAGCGCGACGCACCGGGCCTGGACACCTCCGGGTTGACCGGGGTCATCAGTGTCGACCCCGACAGCAAGACCGCCGACGTGGCCGGCATGTGCAGCTACGAGGACCTCGTCGCGGCGACACTTCCCTACGGCCTGTCCCCACTGGTCGTCCCCCAACTCAAGACCATCACCCTCGGTGGTGCGGTGACGGGTCTGGGTATCGAGTCGGCCTCGTTCCGCAATGGCCTGCCCCATGAGTCGGTGCTGGAGATGGACATCCTCACCGGGTCCGGCGAGGTGCTCACCGCAAGCCCCGAGCAGCACACCGACCTCTTCCGAGCCTTTCCGAATTCCTATGGGACGCTGGGCTATTCAGTTCGTCTGCGGATCGAGCTCGAGACGGTCAAACCGTTCGTCAGCCTGCAGCACATCCGGTTCCACACGCTGGCCGACCTGGTCGCCGAGATGGACCGCATCGTCGACACCGGCGGATACAACGGGCAGCCGGTGGACTACCTCGACGGTGTGGTGTTCAGCGCCGACGAGAGCTACCTGTGCCTGGGCACTCAGACCACGACGCCGGGCCCGGTCAGTGACTACACGGGATCCGACATCTACTACCGGTCGATCCAGCACGCCGCCGGAGTCAAGGACGACCGGCTGACGATCCACGACTACCTGTGGCGTTGGGACACCGACTGGTTCTGGTGCTCAAGGGCTTTCGGCGCGCAGAACCCGACCATCCGCCGGCTGTGGCCCCGGCGTTACCGCCGCAGCAGCGTCTACTGGAAGTTGATCGGCTACGACCAGAAGTTCAACATCGCCGACCGCATCGAAGCGCGGCACGGCCGGCCACCGCGGGAACGAGTGGTGCAGGACGTGGAGGTACCGATCGAGGGCATCGAGGAGTTCCTGTCCTGGTTCCTCGACAACGTCCCGATCGAACCGATCTGGCTGTGCCCGTTGCGGCTGCGCGACCAGGGCGGCTGGCCGCTGTACCCGCTGCGCGCCCACCACACCTATGTCAATGCCGGTTTCTGGTCGTCGGTGCCGGTCGGCCCATCCGAGGGGTACACCAATCGACTCATCGAGGGCAAAATCAGTGACCTGCACGGCCACAAGTCGCTGTACTCAGATTCTTTTTATAGCCGGGAGGAGTTTGACGAGCTCTACGGCGGAGAAACCTACAGGACCGTGAAGAAGATCTACGACCCCGATTCGCGGCTGCTGGACCTGTATGCAAAGGCGGTGCAACGACAATGA